From a region of the Candidatus Liberimonas magnetica genome:
- a CDS encoding group II intron reverse transcriptase/maturase yields the protein WVNYFHIADMNMKVRDLDSWIRRRIRMCYWKQWKKIKTKHDNLVRLGINNFKAWEFANTRKSYWHLAGSVVLSSSLSNEVLEGFGFKSLTKQLSSIY from the coding sequence CTGGGTTAATTATTTTCATATAGCTGACATGAATATGAAAGTTCGTGACCTTGATTCTTGGATAAGGAGGCGAATAAGAATGTGCTACTGGAAACAGTGGAAGAAGATTAAAACAAAGCATGACAATCTTGTCAGGCTGGGTATTAATAACTTCAAAGCATGGGAATTCGCTAACACAAGGAAAAGCTACTGGCATTTAGCCGGTAGCGTTGTTTTATCATCATCTTTAAGCAATGAGGTACTTGAAGGATTTGGGTTTAAGAGCTT